The nucleotide window CCATGGAGAGCCCCATGACCCCCGATCCCAAACGCCGCAGCCTGCTTTTTGGCGCTGCCCTCTCGCCTCTGGCGACCCCGATGTTGATGGGCGCGGCGACGGCCGACACAGAGGCTGGGCCGTCCAACGCCATCGACCTGAGCCACGCCTATCCGTTCTACGGGCCGGGCCCGCAGGCGGGGATCGCCACTGCGCCGCAGCGCCATGTGGTTTATATGACCTTTGACCTGACGTCGGAAAATCCGCGCGATCTGCAGGTGCTGTTGGCGCGCTGGTCCGCCTCGATCGCGCAGATGATGAAGGGCGAGCCGATCAGCAAGGTCGATCCGGACCGTCCCGATGCGGGCGCACTCGATACGGGCGAGGCGCTCGATCTGGGGCCCGCCTCGCTGACGGTGACGGTCGGGTTGGGGCCGGATCTGTTCGAGAAGACCGGTCTTCAGGCGCATCGGCCCGCCGGCTTGCGCCCGCTCAAACATCTGCCCGGAGATGCGCTGACCCCCGAGATCTCGGGGGGCGATCTCTCGCTGCAGGCCTGCGCCGATGATCCGCAGGTGGCCTATCACGCGATCCGCGTGCTGGCGCGGCTGGCTAAATCCACGGGCACCGCCTCCACCCGCTATGCGGTGATGGGCTTCGGGCGGGCCTCGGCAGGCAAGGGGCAGGCGACGCCGCGCAACCTTCTGGGCTTCCGCGATGGCACCCGCAACATCACGAGCGATGCCGATCGCGAGGCCTTTGTCTGGACCGACGAGCCGGGCTGGGGCAAGGGCGGCAGCTATCAGGTCATGCGCAAGATCAGCATGTTCATCGAAAGCTGGGATACCGATCAGATCGATGACCAGAATGCGGTCTTCGGGCGGTTCAAGGTCTCGGGCGCACCGCTGACCGGCACGCAGGAATTCGATACGCCCGATTTCACGGCGCAGGGCCCGCATGGTCCGGTCATTCCTGCCAATTCCCATATCAGCCTTGCTGCCCACGAGCATAATGACGGGCTGAAAATCCTGCGCCGCAGCTACAACTATACCGACGGGATCAACGCGCTCGGGATGCTGGATGCGGGACTGTTGTTCCTGTCCTACCAGAATACGCCCGAGGCTTTCGAGCGGCTGCAGACGCGGCTCGGGGCGGCGGACCGGCTGAACGACTATATCTCGCATGTGGCCTCGGGGGTCTTCTACATCCCGCCCGCGCCCGCAGAGGGCAGCTATATCGGGGCGCAGATGTTCGGATGAGGTCGGGCTGAGCGCGGTCCGGTGAGGCGTCAGCCGAAGATCTCGACACCGACCGCGCAGCCATAGACGCCGATCAGCAGCACGGATTCGATCCCGATCCGCGCCGGTCCCTCGCGCTGGCGCAGGATCAGCCCGCCCAGCAGGATCGCGGTCATCAGAAGGCCGGTTGCCAGCCAGTAGAGGTCGGTTTGGCTCATGGCCTGATAGATCGCTCCCTCGCGATAGGCGGCATCGGAGAAAACCAGAAACAGCGTGTCGAAAGTGTTGCCGCCGATGATCCCACCCACCGCCAGCTGCAAGGCGCCGCGCCGCACGGCCACGATCGTCGTGACCAGCTCGGGCAGGGAGGTGACGACTGCGGTCATCAGCGCACCCACAAGGCTCGAAGACAGCTGGTAGCGGGTGATGAACTCCCCCGCGATCTGGGCGATGATCCAGCCTGCGCCACCCATGAGAGCGACCAGCGCCGCAAAGGCAAGGGCCGGTCCGGTCACCGAGGCCTGCGGGTCGTGATCCTCGTCGGGCGCATCCTCGCGGGTGTCGGCGGTCTTGACGGGCTGCCACATCGGGTTCTCGCCCACGGCGGACGACAGTCGGACGCCCCAGAGATAAGCCAGAAACATCATAACCGAGACCGGCGAGACGCCGAAATAGGCGATGTCGGGGCCGGAGGCCGCCGCAACGGGCAGGCTGAGCAGAACCAGCAGCATCACCGCCTGAAAAAGGTTTGTGGGTTCGGCTGCGGCATGTTCGAGATTGACCCTGCGATAGGCCAGATCGGCAATAGCCAGAAACAGCGTCTGCGCGGCAATCCCGCCCACCGCATTCGAGACGGCAAAGCTTGCATCGCCCCCGTAGGCCGCCGAGACGGACACCACCACGCCCGAGAGCGAGGTCGCGCCGCCCAGAAGCACCCCGCCCGCCAGCGCCTCGCCCAGACGGGTCCGGTCGGCAATGAGATCAGCCAGCGCGGTTGCCCTGATCGAGACCAGAACAACCACCGCACCTGCAATGGCGAATATGGTCAGCAGCAGAGGCAGCGTAAGACTGGCGAACATGGGAAACCTCTCCGGATCGGGCTTTGCCACCCAACCATGCGCATCGCCATTCGTTCCCTCGTAGTCCGCAGCCAGCGCCGTTGAATGCCACGCTCGGTGCCTGCCGCGGATTGCACCCACGGAACATCCGCCGCCGTATCCGCATTGTCCCACCAGCTATCCTGATTGTGAACGCGAGGAACCCGATGTCACGCCACTCCCATGACCCCGATGATTTTGCCTGGTCCGTGCCCGTAATGCGCGCCGGTTATGCAGGCCGCGGGCTTGTCTATCTGGCGGTAGGGGCGACCTCGCTCTGGTCGATCCTGCACGGGGGCGAGGCCGAGGGCACCAAAGAGACGATGCAGCATCTCTCGGGGATGCTGGGCAATGCGGTTCTGGTGCTGATCGCGCTCGGCATGCTGGCCTATGCGATCTGGAGGGTGACGGATGCGGTCTGGGATCTGGAGGATTACGGCACCAAGCTGAAAGGGCTGGCGGCGCGAGTAGGGCTTGCCGTGAGCGGACTGATCCATCTGGGTATCGGCGGGGTGGCCGTTCTGGCCCTGCTTGCGCGCTCGGGGAGTGGTTCGGGCCAGATGGTCTCCACAGTGATGGGTATGCCGATGGGGCGGCTGGCCGTGGGGCTTGTGGGGGTCGCGGTCATCGGCGCCGCAGTCTATTACCTGATGAAGGGCATCAGGGCGAGCTATCGCGGGCGGCTCAGGGCGAATGCGGTGACCACCCATGCCAATCTGCTTCTAAAACTCGGGCTGGTGGCGCAGGGTGTGGTGCTGATGATTGCCGGTGGGCTGATCGTCTATGCCGCTTATGCCTATGCGCCGGAGGCGGCGGGTGGAATGGACCGTGCCTTCGAATGGTTGCGCGCGCATCCCTTCGGCCAGTGGCTCTGCGGTGCGATCAGTGCCGGTCTGCTGGCCTTCGCGCTGTTCTGCTTTGTGAATGCGCTCTACCGCATCGTGCCGCGTGCCAGCGAAAAGGACGTGGAAACCCTCGCAAGGAAGCTGAAATCGATGGCTTGACCAAGGCCGGGGGCGGGCGGTTGGTGCCGTATCCGATGCGTTCTTACCGCTCCGGTGGATCTTGCTGTGGGATGCCGCCTCGGATCTGAAGGCTGGTTGGTCCGGTCACAGATCAGCAGGCCGCCGGACCGAAGCCCGCCGCCTCCCGGCAGGAAACGCCTCAGAACAGAAAATCGGTGGCTGTCCAGCTCTGGTCATCTATGGTCAGCGCCTCGAACCCTGCGACCTTGACCAGAAGCGCCTCCGATGTCTCGCCGGTTGTGGTGATCAGGAGATGGTCGAGCGCGGCGCTGGTGCCCTTGGTTTGCCATGTGACCGAGAGATCCCCGAGGCCGCTCAGCCCCCATTCGCGCAGATCGAGGATATCCTTGCCGATCTCGAAATCCTTGATGTAATCGGTCGCACCGTCGCCTGCGGCCATGGAGAACATGTCGCTCTCCTCACCGCCGAAGAGAATATCCCGGCCCGCACCGTCATGGAGAATATCGCGCCCCGCACCGCCATAGACCTGATCGCGCCCGGCGCCGGCAAAGATCTCGTCATTGCCTGCAGTGCCGTAAAGCGCAGAGGCGTTCCTGTCATCGCCTGCGGTGCCAGTAATGACCGTATCGATGGTGATCGTGTCGGTGGCGCCGAAATCGATCAGGCCGCTTTCTGAAAAGATGAAGCTGCCTGCATCGAGCGGGCTGACGATGTCATATCCCGAACCGGATAGGCGCAGGATCACGGACTCCGCCGTGATCCCTTCGCCCGCGGTCAGCATATACTGCCCCTTGAGCCAGTCGCCTGCAGAATTGAACCTTTGTGTGATGGAGACCTCCTCCACCGACCGAACGCCCCAGGCCGAGAGATCAATCAGGTCGAGACCGACACAGAAATCCTGGATCTTGTCTGTCGCATGATCGCCCGCCGCCATGCAGAAGATATCCGCGCCATCGCCGCCCCATAGGATATCGCGTCCGAGCCCGTCCTCGAGAATATCGTCCCCCGCCCCACCCGACAGGACATCGTTGCCTCCAAGCCCCAACAGATGGTCATCCCCGTCGGTGCCCGTCAGCGTGGCCTCGGCCCTGTCATCGCCCGCGGTGCCCTCGATCAGGGTCCGGCCATCAGGTTCGGTCGGTACAGCGGCTGCTTCGAGCGCTGTGCGGGCGTTCAGCATCAGGAGCTGGCTGTCATTGCCCAGCTGCACCAGCACGTCGTTGAGGCCACCCCGCCCATCGGCATCCTCGAAACTTGCCAGAGCCAGAATCCCGGAGGCGGAATAGAGCTGGTCTGCGATGCGCAGGCTGTCCCCCGATGCGAAATCGAAATCGGCAATCACCACATCGCCGGTGCCGGGGGCATCAATGACAAATAGATCTGCCCCCGCGCCGCCCGAAAGATAGTCATTGCCCTGGCCCGCAACCAGCAGGTCATCGCCGTCATTGCCCAGAAGATGGTCATCTCCCGCGCCGCCATCGAGCGTATCATTACCGTCCTGGCCGAAGAGATAGTCATTGCCATTGAGCCCTGTCAGGCTGTCATTGCCGGTGCCGCCATAAAGGAAATCCCAGGCATCGTCATAGCCGCCGATCGTGTCATTGCCGCCATAGCCGAAGCCCGTGGCCACATCCATGCTGCTGACATAGCTGCCGTCATATCCGTCATCGAGAATGCCGTCGCCATCTGTATCGGTGGTATAGCCCTCGTTGCGGATGGAATGGGTGTCGATGCGCAGTGACTGGAGCAGTTCGTCGCCCGCATGGTCTTCGGGCGCCTCATCCATCGAATAGAGATGCTGGCCGATGGCGAAACTGTCGGGATGGCGGAATTGGGCCGAGCCGTCATTGCGGATGATCGCGAAATTCGATGCGCCTGTCTGGATCCCCGGAAACCAGCCGATGCCGATCCCGTTTTCCGAGAAATACTCCAGCGCCTGCGCGAAATCATACTGATAATTGGTCGGATCGGACCAGTCGAACGCGTCCGCACCGGGGATATTCAACTCGGTGATGATCAGATCATCGGAGCCTATCGCGGCGAAGGTCTCGGCAAAGCTGGTCTCGTATTGCGCAATGCTCGTGCCGCTGCCGGTGCCATGCCAGTTGCCATAGTAATGCCCCGACCAGACGAGATCCTCGCCCACCGCCGCCCGGATCAGGTCCAGCGCGCTGGTGCCATCGATCTGGGTCGTGGCGAGGATGTCGAAATTCGCCGAATAATCCCAGCCGCCCACGAGGATCTTGCCGTCCTGCTGGGCCGAGATCAGGGCCGAAAGCGTGCTGACATGCTGGGCGTAGAGCCCGACAAAGGTCTCCTCCCCCGCCTGTCCACCCATCGCATTGGCGCCTTTGTCATAAGCGTCGGGCTCGTTCATCAGCTCGTAGCCATAGACGCCCGCCGCGACATCGGGATGGGCGGACATCCAAGCCATCATCTCGGTCCAGGCCCCTTCCATATTGGAATAGGCGGTCGTCGAGAGATAGTCATACCACGCCGCACCCGTGGTCAGCGTCTCCGACAGCCCGTAACCCTGAATATCGCCCGAGCCATAGGTGATCACCAGCTCGAAGCCATTGGCAACGGCGGCCTCCAGAAAGGCCTCGTATCGGGGGTCGAGCGCGCCGGTTTCGGTAAAATTATTCTCATTAAAAAACAGGCGCAGAGTGTTAACTTCGGGAAGGGACTCGGCCATTGTGGCGACGAATCCCGCGATCCGTGCCTCGTAATTTCCATCCAGATCGCCAAGGCCGATCGGCAACGCTTCCTGATCGCCGGACCAGAAGTAATATTTGGAATCTGAATAGAGGTTCTCGTCATATAAGCTATTGAAAAAGCGACCATCATCATAGCGCGGATCGACAGTGGCTGAGGCCGTCGCCTTATCGATGGCCATCTGGTCATCGGCGCGGACCTGCACGTTGATCATGTTGATAGTGGCGGTGCTCGACATCAGAACTTCTCCCTTGGGCCCCGTTCCACGATAGCGCAATCCGGTTAATCGCTTGCTGCTCCGGCTCGTAAATCATGGTAAACAAAACAGGCCCGCCGCGCCAGTTTTCCGGCGCGGCGTGAGAACAGATAGGGGGCGGCAAAGGGCCATGCCGCCCGTTTCAGGCTGGCAATGCCTGTCTATCCCGCATGGCGATACGCGGTCTGGCCTGTCTGTAAAGGCGCGTCGAGAGAGAAGAAGGCGATCTCGCTGCGGATATCCTCGCATTTCTGGGCGACGATAGCCACGGCGGCATTGGTTTCCTCCGACATGGCGGCGTTCTGCTGGGTCGTGCGGTCCAGATCCGAGACGGCATTGTTCATTTCGGTGATGCCGCTGGCCTGCTCCCCCGCAGAGGAGGCGATCGTGGCGATGATCTGGTTGACCTCTTGCACACTCGTCAGGATGCCGCGCAGGGCTCCCCCGGCCTTGTCGACCAGCGCGCTTCCATTGGCGACGGTGGTCTCCGATTCCACCAGAAGGGAAGAGATTTCCTTTGCCGCATCGGCCGAGCGCTGTGCAAGCGCCCGCACTTCCGAGGCCACCACCGCAAAGCCGCGCCCCGCCTCGCCTGCACGGGCGGCCTCGACGCCGGCATTGAGCGCCAAGAGGTTGGTCTGGAAAGCGATATCGTCGATGACCGAAGTGATGGAGGAGATCTTGCGCGAGGCCTCCGAGATTGCCTTCATCGCGTCGATCGCCTCCTGCACGACTTGCGAGGAGGCCTCCGCCTGCTTGGCGGTGGACTGGACGCGGGCCGTGGCCGTCTGGGTCAGTTCGGAGGCTCCCTTGACCGAACCCGTCAACTCTTCCAGCGCGGCGGCCGTTTCCTCCAACGTTGCGGCCTGCGTCTCCGAACGTCGCGCCAGTTCGTTGCTGCCCACGCGGATCGACTGGGCATCATGCACCAGATCCTCGGTGCTGGCCGCGACGGCCGCGATGATCTCGCGCAAGCGCCCGACCGTGCCGTTGAAGGAGGCGCGCAGCCTGTCGAGCTGGCCCAGATCAGTGTCGATGGAAGCGTTCAGATCGCCTGCTGCCAATGTATCGAGCGCTTTGCCCAGTTCGACGACGGTGACTTCCATTGCCGTCACATTGATCGCGAATTTCACCACTTTGACGATCGTCCCCGACGCATCACGGATCGGGTTGTAGCTGGCCTCGATATAGATCGCCTGACCGTCCTTGCCAAACCGCTGATATTTCCCGACAGAGGAGCTTCCCGCCTGCAGATCCTTCCAGAACTTCGCGTAATCGGGGCTATTGGCATAATCCGGCGCGACAAAAATGCGGTGATGCTTGCCGATTAGGTCTTCCTCGCGGTAGCCGGTCGCCTGACAGAATAGGGGATTTGCGTGCAGGATGGTGCCTGACGGGTCGAACTCGATCACCGCCTGCGCCGCGCCCACGGCCTCGAGCTTGGCATTGCATTCAAGCTCCTTTTCCTTCACCGCCGTGATGTCGAACGCGTATTTCACGACCTTGAACGGACGGCCTTCAGGGTCGACGAGGGTTTCGTAGGTGGCCTGAAGCCAGCAGGTCTTACCAGATTTGCGACGACGACGGATCGCATCGCTATAGGACATACCCTTGGCCAGCTTATGCCAGAAGTCCTGATAGGCAGGCGTGTCCGCCTCTCCGTCAAGCATGAACATCCGGTGATGCCGTCCCTCAAGCTCGTCCAGCCCATAACCCATCGCATCCAGAAAATGCTGGTTCGCCGTCAGGATGTTGCCCTGTAGATCGAATTCGATCACCGCCATGCTGCGCGAGAGCGCATCGACCTTTGAGCGGTTGTCACGCCGACGGAAATGCATATCGGTGATATCATGTGCCAGAATGAGCACCTCTTCATAACCTGTGCCATCGGCGCTGACGACGGGGATATAGGAAACATCGAACCATCGCTCCTCGCCGGCCTTGTTCAGGCGAGGGCGGATGAACTGGGTCGGGTGGCCTTGCCGCAGATCGTCCCAGACCTTGCGGTAATCCATATCGGCGCGATCCTTCTCGCGCAGGAGGCGTGCATAATCCGTGCCGATCAGTTCGTCGCGTGTGAACCCTACGGCACGGGCGAACCGATCATTGACATCTATGATGATCTGGTCGAAGCCGAGCCGGCACACCATATAGCAGGATGAAACTGCGTCGAAATAGGACAGTCCCCGCTTCCTCTGCTGTGCCGCCGTTTTCGCCGCAGCCGTCTTTCTACCCAGAAACCTCATATGCAACATACCCTCAGGAACATGATTCCCAAAGAGTTTAGCCACATGAGGTATAAAATGGGGTTAATCAATTATATTAAAGGCTTAGCAACAGGCATTGATCAATTGTCGGGCCTGCAAGTTAGGTCTGTATCGGAGAAAGATCCCAGCGGATCGTGCCGGAAGCGAAGAGGGCCCCCCATCTAAGTCTTCTTATTCCGGTATACCGAAACTGCATAGCGATCGGGCAGTTCGCATCAAGATCATGTTATTTTTTGAAAGATTGAAGTTTTTCATCAGAAAATTGCCCTTAATTTCTTACCATATACCCGAGATACCATAGAGGTGGGGATGAGGATCTCTTCTGAAACAGGCCCGACGCTGGCTCCTCGACCGTCTGGCTAATCTCCAGGTATACCGAATGCAGTTTCCCCGTATTGCCGCCACCGCTATTGCCCTCGCTCTTGGCGCCTTGCCGGCCATGGCCGAAACGCTGAAGGTCGGCTCGACGCCGACCGGCGTTCCTTTCACCTATCTCGATGTTAAATCGGGCGAGATCACCGGCATGATGGTCGATGTCGTCAAAGCCATCGCGGCCAAGGAGGATTTCGAGGCGGATGTGCAATCGACCGACTGGGTCTCGTTGCTGCCCGCGCTGCAGGCCGGCCGGATCGACATGATCTCGGCGGCGATGTCGATCACCGACGAGCGCAAGAAGGTTGTCGATTTCTCCGATCCGATCTTCCCCTATGGCGAGGGTCTTATCGTGCCGAAAACCGACGATACCCAATATTCCGAGGATCTGCACGAGACCAAGGGCAAGACCATCGGCGTGCAGCAGGGCACCAGCTATCAGGCCAAGCTCGCACAGATGGGCGATATCGGCGAGGTCAAGACCTATGAAAACCTTGCCGATCTTCTGAAGGATGTCGAACTGGGCCGGATCGATATGGCCTTTGGTGACAAACCGATCATCGCCTACCAGATGGGGCAGGGCAAGTTTGCCGATCTCAAGATGGCCGAAGGCTACACCTCGCAATTCGTGCTGCCGCTGGGCATCGCTGTGTCGAAAGACCATCCCGAGATCCTCGCCAAGGTCAATGCGGGTCTGGCCAAGATCAAGGCCGATGGCGAGCTGGACGAGCTGATCAAGAAATGGAACCTGAACTGAGACCGGATCCGAGAAGCTAATGTCTCCCTTCTTCCAAGATGCGCAGGATTACCTGCCCATCCTGATGCGCGGTGCCGCCACAACGGTTGGCATCGCGTTCTCCGCCCTCGTGATCGCGACGGTCTTCGGTCTGGTTCTGGCGTTGATGCGCTATTCCGGTATCAAGTTCCTCGCATGGCCGGCGCGCGCCTTCATCAATGTGGTGCGCGGCATCCCGATCCTTGTGCAACTGTTCTATATCTATTTCGTCCTTCCCGGTTGGGGGATCGACCTGACCGCCTTCCAGGCAGGCTCTATCGGTCTGGGCGTCGCCTATTCCTGCTATATGGCGGAAAACTTCCGTGCGGGGCTCGAGGCCGTGGACAAGGG belongs to Thioclava sp. GXIMD2076 and includes:
- a CDS encoding Dyp-type peroxidase, which produces MTPDPKRRSLLFGAALSPLATPMLMGAATADTEAGPSNAIDLSHAYPFYGPGPQAGIATAPQRHVVYMTFDLTSENPRDLQVLLARWSASIAQMMKGEPISKVDPDRPDAGALDTGEALDLGPASLTVTVGLGPDLFEKTGLQAHRPAGLRPLKHLPGDALTPEISGGDLSLQACADDPQVAYHAIRVLARLAKSTGTASTRYAVMGFGRASAGKGQATPRNLLGFRDGTRNITSDADREAFVWTDEPGWGKGGSYQVMRKISMFIESWDTDQIDDQNAVFGRFKVSGAPLTGTQEFDTPDFTAQGPHGPVIPANSHISLAAHEHNDGLKILRRSYNYTDGINALGMLDAGLLFLSYQNTPEAFERLQTRLGAADRLNDYISHVASGVFYIPPAPAEGSYIGAQMFG
- a CDS encoding sodium:calcium antiporter; this encodes MFASLTLPLLLTIFAIAGAVVVLVSIRATALADLIADRTRLGEALAGGVLLGGATSLSGVVVSVSAAYGGDASFAVSNAVGGIAAQTLFLAIADLAYRRVNLEHAAAEPTNLFQAVMLLVLLSLPVAAASGPDIAYFGVSPVSVMMFLAYLWGVRLSSAVGENPMWQPVKTADTREDAPDEDHDPQASVTGPALAFAALVALMGGAGWIIAQIAGEFITRYQLSSSLVGALMTAVVTSLPELVTTIVAVRRGALQLAVGGIIGGNTFDTLFLVFSDAAYREGAIYQAMSQTDLYWLATGLLMTAILLGGLILRQREGPARIGIESVLLIGVYGCAVGVEIFG
- a CDS encoding DUF1206 domain-containing protein, with translation MSRHSHDPDDFAWSVPVMRAGYAGRGLVYLAVGATSLWSILHGGEAEGTKETMQHLSGMLGNAVLVLIALGMLAYAIWRVTDAVWDLEDYGTKLKGLAARVGLAVSGLIHLGIGGVAVLALLARSGSGSGQMVSTVMGMPMGRLAVGLVGVAVIGAAVYYLMKGIRASYRGRLRANAVTTHANLLLKLGLVAQGVVLMIAGGLIVYAAYAYAPEAAGGMDRAFEWLRAHPFGQWLCGAISAGLLAFALFCFVNALYRIVPRASEKDVETLARKLKSMA
- a CDS encoding calcium-binding protein; the protein is MSSTATINMINVQVRADDQMAIDKATASATVDPRYDDGRFFNSLYDENLYSDSKYYFWSGDQEALPIGLGDLDGNYEARIAGFVATMAESLPEVNTLRLFFNENNFTETGALDPRYEAFLEAAVANGFELVITYGSGDIQGYGLSETLTTGAAWYDYLSTTAYSNMEGAWTEMMAWMSAHPDVAAGVYGYELMNEPDAYDKGANAMGGQAGEETFVGLYAQHVSTLSALISAQQDGKILVGGWDYSANFDILATTQIDGTSALDLIRAAVGEDLVWSGHYYGNWHGTGSGTSIAQYETSFAETFAAIGSDDLIITELNIPGADAFDWSDPTNYQYDFAQALEYFSENGIGIGWFPGIQTGASNFAIIRNDGSAQFRHPDSFAIGQHLYSMDEAPEDHAGDELLQSLRIDTHSIRNEGYTTDTDGDGILDDGYDGSYVSSMDVATGFGYGGNDTIGGYDDAWDFLYGGTGNDSLTGLNGNDYLFGQDGNDTLDGGAGDDHLLGNDGDDLLVAGQGNDYLSGGAGADLFVIDAPGTGDVVIADFDFASGDSLRIADQLYSASGILALASFEDADGRGGLNDVLVQLGNDSQLLMLNARTALEAAAVPTEPDGRTLIEGTAGDDRAEATLTGTDGDDHLLGLGGNDVLSGGAGDDILEDGLGRDILWGGDGADIFCMAAGDHATDKIQDFCVGLDLIDLSAWGVRSVEEVSITQRFNSAGDWLKGQYMLTAGEGITAESVILRLSGSGYDIVSPLDAGSFIFSESGLIDFGATDTITIDTVITGTAGDDRNASALYGTAGNDEIFAGAGRDQVYGGAGRDILHDGAGRDILFGGEESDMFSMAAGDGATDYIKDFEIGKDILDLREWGLSGLGDLSVTWQTKGTSAALDHLLITTTGETSEALLVKVAGFEALTIDDQSWTATDFLF
- a CDS encoding PAS domain-containing methyl-accepting chemotaxis protein, whose protein sequence is MRFLGRKTAAAKTAAQQRKRGLSYFDAVSSCYMVCRLGFDQIIIDVNDRFARAVGFTRDELIGTDYARLLREKDRADMDYRKVWDDLRQGHPTQFIRPRLNKAGEERWFDVSYIPVVSADGTGYEEVLILAHDITDMHFRRRDNRSKVDALSRSMAVIEFDLQGNILTANQHFLDAMGYGLDELEGRHHRMFMLDGEADTPAYQDFWHKLAKGMSYSDAIRRRRKSGKTCWLQATYETLVDPEGRPFKVVKYAFDITAVKEKELECNAKLEAVGAAQAVIEFDPSGTILHANPLFCQATGYREEDLIGKHHRIFVAPDYANSPDYAKFWKDLQAGSSSVGKYQRFGKDGQAIYIEASYNPIRDASGTIVKVVKFAINVTAMEVTVVELGKALDTLAAGDLNASIDTDLGQLDRLRASFNGTVGRLREIIAAVAASTEDLVHDAQSIRVGSNELARRSETQAATLEETAAALEELTGSVKGASELTQTATARVQSTAKQAEASSQVVQEAIDAMKAISEASRKISSITSVIDDIAFQTNLLALNAGVEAARAGEAGRGFAVVASEVRALAQRSADAAKEISSLLVESETTVANGSALVDKAGGALRGILTSVQEVNQIIATIASSAGEQASGITEMNNAVSDLDRTTQQNAAMSEETNAAVAIVAQKCEDIRSEIAFFSLDAPLQTGQTAYRHAG
- a CDS encoding ABC transporter substrate-binding protein, coding for MQFPRIAATAIALALGALPAMAETLKVGSTPTGVPFTYLDVKSGEITGMMVDVVKAIAAKEDFEADVQSTDWVSLLPALQAGRIDMISAAMSITDERKKVVDFSDPIFPYGEGLIVPKTDDTQYSEDLHETKGKTIGVQQGTSYQAKLAQMGDIGEVKTYENLADLLKDVELGRIDMAFGDKPIIAYQMGQGKFADLKMAEGYTSQFVLPLGIAVSKDHPEILAKVNAGLAKIKADGELDELIKKWNLN
- a CDS encoding amino acid ABC transporter permease, giving the protein MSPFFQDAQDYLPILMRGAATTVGIAFSALVIATVFGLVLALMRYSGIKFLAWPARAFINVVRGIPILVQLFYIYFVLPGWGIDLTAFQAGSIGLGVAYSCYMAENFRAGLEAVDKGQIEAAQSIGMGWTKTMWRVILPQAVRTVLPPYGNTMIMLLKDTSQASVITVAEMTFQAKMLAASTFENLTVYTLVAGLYLALSVPLFILASWLERRFGKK